Proteins from one Panthera leo isolate Ple1 chromosome D1, P.leo_Ple1_pat1.1, whole genome shotgun sequence genomic window:
- the CDCA5 gene encoding sororin isoform X3 — protein sequence MSERRTRSGGAAQRSGPRTPSSTQSPRRSQRKSGPDLPSTLPEIWPKASHAAPVRKPIVLKKIVAHTVKTPSVHTPRRSPRIAFFLEKENNPSSKEPAREEPFKTSSVPITPTPTPVLCPLNVESNSREDLDARDLEMSKKVRRSYSRLETLGSASTSTPGRRSCFGFEGLLGSEDLARVSPVRCSKLTEVPRVPVKPWAPDTTLPGISPPAVKEKRKKKKVPEILKSELDEWAAAMNAEFEAAEQFDLLVE from the exons ATGTCCGAGAGGCGAACGCGGTCCGGAGGGGCCGCCCAACGCTCCG ggCCCAGGACCCCGTCTTCTACTCAGTCTCCGCGGAGGTCCCAGCGGAAATCAGGCCCTGATCTCCCCAGCACCCTCCCTGAAATCTGGCCCAAG GCATCCCATGCGGCTCCTGTCAGAAAGCCCATCGTTTTGAAGAAGATCGTAGCCCATACCGTAAAG ACCCCATCTGTGCACACGCCTCGAAGGAGCCCAAGG ATTGCTTTTTTCTTGGAGAAGGAAAACAACCCTTCTAGCAAGGAGCCTGCTAGGGAGGAGCCCTTCAAGACAAGCAGTgtccccatcacccccacccccactcctgtgCTGTGCCCCCTGAATGTCGAGTCCAACTCCAGGGAAGACCTGGACGCCAGAGACTTGGAAATGTCTAAGAAAGTCAGGCGATCCTACAGCCGGCTGGAGACCCTCGGctctgcctccacctccaccccaggccGCCGGTCTTGCTTTGGCTTCGAGGGCCTGCTGGGGTCAGAAGACTTGGCCAGAGTCTCACCTGTGAGGTGTTCAAAATTAACCGAAGTCCCCAGGGTCCCTGTGAAGCCCTGGGCCCCAGATACCACTCTGCCCGGAATCTCTCCACCTGCTGTGAAAGAGAaacgaaagaaaaagaaggttccGGAGATCCTg AAATCAGAGCTGGATGAATGGGCTGCAGCCATGAATGCCGAGTTCGAAGCTGCTGAGCAGTTTGATCTCCTGGTTGAATGA
- the ZFPL1 gene encoding zinc finger protein-like 1 isoform X1: protein MEGRGGGRDPGGMGGSNMGLCKCPKRKVTNLFCFEHRVNVCEHCLVANHAKCIVQSYLQWLQDSDYNPNCRLCNIPLANRETTRLVCYDLFHWACLNERAAQLPRNTAPAGYQCPSCSGPIFPPTNLAGPVASALREKLATVNWARAGLGLPLIDEVVSPEPEPVNTSDFSDWSSFNASGAPEREEIASASAAPAFYSQVPRPPASPSRPEQHTVIHMGSPEPLTHASAPRKVYDTRDDDRSPGFHGDCDDDKYRRRPALGWLAQLLRSRAGSRKRPLTLLQRAGLLLLLGLLGFLALLALMSRLGRAAADSDPNLDPLMNPHIRVGPS, encoded by the exons ATGGAGGGACGTGGCGGGGGGCGGGATCCAGGAGGAATGGGGG GGTCGAATATGGGACTTTGCAAGTGCCCCAAGAGGAAGGTGACCAATCTGTTCTGCTTCGAACACCGGGTCAACGTCTGCGAGCACTGCCTGGTAGCCAATCACGCCAAG tGCATCGTCCAGTCCTATCTGCAGTGGCTCCAAGATAGCGACTACAATCCAAATTGCCGACTGTGCAACATACCCTTGGCCAACCGGGAGACCACCCGCCTCGTCTGTTATG ACCTCTTCCACTGGGCTTGCCTCAACGAACGTGCCGCCCAGCTACCCCGAAACACAGCGCCTGCTGGCTACCAGTGCCCCAGCTGCAGTGGCCCCATCTTCCCCCCGACCAACCTGGCTGGCCCTGTGGCTTCTGCACTGAGAGAGAAGCTGGCCACGGTCAACTGGGCCCGAGCAGGACTGGGCCTTCCTCTG ATCGATGAAGTGGTGAGCCCGGAACCCGAGCCCGTCAACACCTCTGACTTCTCCGACTGGTCTAGTTTTAATG CCAGTGGTGCCCCTGAACGAGAGGAGATTGCCAGTGCTTCCGCCGCCCCAGCCTTCTACAGCCAAGTCCCCCGGCCCCCCGCTTCCCCGAGCCGGCCCGAGCAGCACACGGTGATCCACATGGGCAGCCCTGAGCCCTTGACTCACG CCTCAGCCCCGAGGAAGGTGTATGACACGCGGGACGATGACCGCTCACCAGGCTTCCACGGGGATTGTGATGATGACAAGTACCGTCGCCGGCCTGCCCTGGGCTGGCTGGCCCAGCTGCTCAG GAGCCGGGCTGGGTCTCGTAAGCGGCCGCTGACCCTGCTCCAGCGGGCagggctgctgctgctcctggggCTTCTGGGCTTCCTGGCTCTCCTTGCCCTCATGTCTCGCCTGGGCCGAGCTGCAGCTGACAGCGATCCCAACTTGGACCCGCTCATGAACCCTCACATCCGTGTGGGACCCTCCTGA
- the ZFPL1 gene encoding zinc finger protein-like 1 isoform X2 has translation MGLCKCPKRKVTNLFCFEHRVNVCEHCLVANHAKCIVQSYLQWLQDSDYNPNCRLCNIPLANRETTRLVCYDLFHWACLNERAAQLPRNTAPAGYQCPSCSGPIFPPTNLAGPVASALREKLATVNWARAGLGLPLIDEVVSPEPEPVNTSDFSDWSSFNASGAPEREEIASASAAPAFYSQVPRPPASPSRPEQHTVIHMGSPEPLTHASAPRKVYDTRDDDRSPGFHGDCDDDKYRRRPALGWLAQLLRSRAGSRKRPLTLLQRAGLLLLLGLLGFLALLALMSRLGRAAADSDPNLDPLMNPHIRVGPS, from the exons ATGGGACTTTGCAAGTGCCCCAAGAGGAAGGTGACCAATCTGTTCTGCTTCGAACACCGGGTCAACGTCTGCGAGCACTGCCTGGTAGCCAATCACGCCAAG tGCATCGTCCAGTCCTATCTGCAGTGGCTCCAAGATAGCGACTACAATCCAAATTGCCGACTGTGCAACATACCCTTGGCCAACCGGGAGACCACCCGCCTCGTCTGTTATG ACCTCTTCCACTGGGCTTGCCTCAACGAACGTGCCGCCCAGCTACCCCGAAACACAGCGCCTGCTGGCTACCAGTGCCCCAGCTGCAGTGGCCCCATCTTCCCCCCGACCAACCTGGCTGGCCCTGTGGCTTCTGCACTGAGAGAGAAGCTGGCCACGGTCAACTGGGCCCGAGCAGGACTGGGCCTTCCTCTG ATCGATGAAGTGGTGAGCCCGGAACCCGAGCCCGTCAACACCTCTGACTTCTCCGACTGGTCTAGTTTTAATG CCAGTGGTGCCCCTGAACGAGAGGAGATTGCCAGTGCTTCCGCCGCCCCAGCCTTCTACAGCCAAGTCCCCCGGCCCCCCGCTTCCCCGAGCCGGCCCGAGCAGCACACGGTGATCCACATGGGCAGCCCTGAGCCCTTGACTCACG CCTCAGCCCCGAGGAAGGTGTATGACACGCGGGACGATGACCGCTCACCAGGCTTCCACGGGGATTGTGATGATGACAAGTACCGTCGCCGGCCTGCCCTGGGCTGGCTGGCCCAGCTGCTCAG GAGCCGGGCTGGGTCTCGTAAGCGGCCGCTGACCCTGCTCCAGCGGGCagggctgctgctgctcctggggCTTCTGGGCTTCCTGGCTCTCCTTGCCCTCATGTCTCGCCTGGGCCGAGCTGCAGCTGACAGCGATCCCAACTTGGACCCGCTCATGAACCCTCACATCCGTGTGGGACCCTCCTGA
- the TMEM262 gene encoding transmembrane protein 262 isoform X2 — protein sequence MRWRDRLAVLFFPEGMMLTVASLMLFLIHLSVFASDVHNFCVTHHYDRMSFHYTFSQVIGICWAAMGSLYAEMTDNKFLRCFSLTILMLNGAMFFNRLSLEFLAIQYREESH from the exons ATGCGGTGGCGGGACCGGCTGGCTGTGCTCTTCTTTCCAGAAGGCATGATGCTCACTGTGGCCTCACTGATGCTCTTCCTCATACACCTGAGCGTCTTTGCCAGCGACGTGCACAACTTCTGTGTCACCCACCACTACGACCGCATGAGCTTCCACTACACG TTCTCCCAGGTGATCGGCATCTGCTGGGCCGCCATGGGGTCACTCTACGCTGAGATGACCGATAACAAGTTTCTTCGGTGCTTTTCCCTGACCATCCtga TGCTAAATGGAGCCATGTTCTTCAACCGCCTGTCTCTGGAGTTTCTGGCCATCCAATACCGGGAGGAGAGTCACTGA
- the TMEM262 gene encoding transmembrane protein 262 isoform X1: MRWRDRLAVLFFPEGMMLTVASLMLFLIHLSVFASDVHNFCVTHHYDRMSFHYTVVLMFSQVIGICWAAMGSLYAEMTDNKFLRCFSLTILMLNGAMFFNRLSLEFLAIQYREESH; the protein is encoded by the exons ATGCGGTGGCGGGACCGGCTGGCTGTGCTCTTCTTTCCAGAAGGCATGATGCTCACTGTGGCCTCACTGATGCTCTTCCTCATACACCTGAGCGTCTTTGCCAGCGACGTGCACAACTTCTGTGTCACCCACCACTACGACCGCATGAGCTTCCACTACACGGTTGTCCTGATG TTCTCCCAGGTGATCGGCATCTGCTGGGCCGCCATGGGGTCACTCTACGCTGAGATGACCGATAACAAGTTTCTTCGGTGCTTTTCCCTGACCATCCtga TGCTAAATGGAGCCATGTTCTTCAACCGCCTGTCTCTGGAGTTTCTGGCCATCCAATACCGGGAGGAGAGTCACTGA